DNA sequence from the Longimicrobium sp. genome:
TCCGGCGGCGCGTGCGGCGGCTCGCCGTTCCGGCCGATCACGAGCCGGTGGCTGAGGTCGAAGGGCTGGTTTCGCTCCAGCCGCTCCTGCTCCTCGGGGTCCGGGCCGTCGTCTCCCATCCGCAGGAACCGCTCGGCGGCGCAGAAAAAGGAGCTGCTCAGGTCCATGGCGCCCTGGGCGGCTTCGGCTGCGGGCCGTGACGTGGGCGGGCGCGGGCCCAGTACGTACGCCTTCGCGCCGCCGCCGGGGAGCTGCATGGGCGCGTCGCGGGTATCCAGGTAGCGTACCCGGGGCGAGGCGGCGCGCAACGCGGCCAGCGCCGCCTCTTCGTCGTCGCGCGAAGCCTGCGCCCCCGCGTCGCCCCCCTCGGCCGCACACTCGCCGAACAGCCCCAGCACGCCGGTGACCCCCTTGCTCAGCGGGTTGCGCGCAGGGTTCCGTTTGGCCGCGGCGCGCAGGCGGGTGACCAGCGCGCGCCTGCGTGCCCGGATCGCCCTGCCGCCCTCGTTGCCGGGGTTCTCGGTAGAGGGGAGCCATACTTCGTCGATGTGCATCCGGCCGAACACCTCCGAGGCGTCGGCGAAGCCGGAGACGTGGTCCCAGTGCGTGTGGGTGGCCACCACCAGGTGCAGGTGTCCGCCCGTCGCCTCCTCGATGTCGCGCGCTACCGCCCGCATGGCCTCGGCCGCGTCGGGGCGGCCCACCACGCCGCAGTCCACCAGCACGTGCGTGTCGGTTCCGCCGGCCGACAGGGTGAGCAGAAAGCAGTCGCCCAGCCCCTGCCGGTACATGCGCACGCGGACGCAGGTGCCCGGGCTCACGGGAGCTCCTGGGCGCCGTCGGGCTCGCCGTGCAGAAAGGCGAAGGGCTCGCCCCCCGCCTCCAGCGCGCCGAAGTAGGTGGCCTGCAGCGACGAGACGGCGCCGGTGGTCAGGAACCGCATCTGCCGCTCCTCGCGCGCCGTGGAATTGATGTCCTTGCGGATGCAGTAGCGCGCGTGCCCGGATTCCAGGTCGAACACCAGCGTGCAGCCGCCCCGGAACCAGAATCCGCCCAGCCCGCCGGGAACGGGCGCCTCGACCCAGCGTGCCTGCGAGAGCTCCACGATGAGATCGGTGAGCAGCTGCCCGTCGGGACCCACCCGCCGGGCGGGCCGCACCGCGCTCACGTCCCAGCCCGTGCGCCCCTGCTTCTCGGCGTCCCTGGGCGGCTTGGGCCCGGTGTCGGCGAAGTTCAGGCCGAAGTCCTTCTCCTTGCCCATCAGAGTCTTCTCCAGGCGCGTCTTGAACGCCTTCCGGGCCCGGGCGATGGCATGGCGCACCTTGATCCGGTCGGTCGAGAGATCCCACCCTTCCAGCAGCTTCTCCACCGCGCACACCCGCGACAGGTTGGGCATGTCGGCGAAGAGCACCGCGGCGTCCCAAGTGCGTGGCGTGCG
Encoded proteins:
- a CDS encoding MBL fold metallo-hydrolase codes for the protein MSPGTCVRVRMYRQGLGDCFLLTLSAGGTDTHVLVDCGVVGRPDAAEAMRAVARDIEEATGGHLHLVVATHTHWDHVSGFADASEVFGRMHIDEVWLPSTENPGNEGGRAIRARRRALVTRLRAAAKRNPARNPLSKGVTGVLGLFGECAAEGGDAGAQASRDDEEAALAALRAASPRVRYLDTRDAPMQLPGGGAKAYVLGPRPPTSRPAAEAAQGAMDLSSSFFCAAERFLRMGDDGPDPEEQERLERNQPFDLSHRLVIGRNGEPPHAPPEAARFFTEQYYEKTLAWRAIDTDWLGMGRGLALTLESHTNDGSLVLAFELPGTGKVLLFPGDARVAPPAWSELRWSDADTPPAELLRRTVLYKVPHHCSQWATPAPALAAMESADLVALVSADAEAAKSLGWRLPHPPLMEELLRKTRGRVLLSRGSDPVVAPNPPRDGASTAEWRAFREAVTETPLYVEYSFAG